A single window of Maylandia zebra isolate NMK-2024a linkage group LG2, Mzebra_GT3a, whole genome shotgun sequence DNA harbors:
- the LOC101481644 gene encoding histone H1-like, producing the protein TRPAPCAEVQAKKKKTTTSKPKKVGPSVGELIVKAVAASKEHNGVSAAALKQALAARGYDVDKNKARVKTAIKSLVAKGTLVQTKGTGASGSFKMNKASETKAKTPAAAKAKKPAAAAKKSPQ; encoded by the coding sequence ACACGCCCTGCGCCCTGTGCAGAGGTTcaggccaagaagaagaagacgacgaCTTCCAAGCCCAAGAAGGTCGGCCCCAGCGTGGGCGAGCTGATTGTGAAAGCCGTGGCCGCTTCCAAGGAGCACAACGGCGTGTCCGCGGCCGCTCTCAAGCAGGCTCTGGCTGCCAGAGGCTACGATGTGGACAAGAACAAGGCCCGTGTCAAGACCGCCATCAAGAGCCTGGTGGCGAAGGGCACTCTGGTGCAGACCAAGGGCACCGGGGCCTCCGGATCCTTCAAGATGAACAAGGCTAGTGAGACCAAAGCCAAGACGCCCGCCGCGGCCAAAGCCAAGAAACCGGCAGCAGCTGCTAAGAAGTCGCCTCAGTGA